The proteins below are encoded in one region of Acetobacteroides hydrogenigenes:
- a CDS encoding class I SAM-dependent methyltransferase, which produces MIKYVIALATRFIPRHQLQKVAHTFMKAITPFYAGNNFEDPIDGRTYRKLLPYGRLKPRQNALAPYSMSLERHRLLWLFFKQKTDIFSKPAKMLHVAPEYCFIPLFKKQRNIEYITGDLISPWADVKMDIQEIPFSDNSFDIIMCNHVLEHVPDDRKAMSEFFRVMKPGGWGIFEVPVDYSNPKTLEDPAINTPELREKHYWQDDHVRLYGLDYADKLRSVGFDVTEDNLLMELTPEQRRRYALPPQEIIYLCKKPQ; this is translated from the coding sequence ATGATAAAATACGTCATTGCGCTAGCAACACGCTTTATACCGCGCCACCAGCTACAAAAGGTTGCCCATACGTTTATGAAGGCAATTACGCCCTTCTATGCTGGCAACAATTTCGAAGACCCTATAGATGGGCGCACCTACCGTAAGCTTCTTCCTTACGGGCGATTGAAGCCCCGCCAAAATGCGCTTGCGCCATACTCCATGTCGCTGGAGCGCCATAGGCTGCTGTGGCTCTTCTTTAAGCAGAAAACCGACATCTTCAGTAAGCCGGCTAAGATGCTGCACGTCGCTCCCGAGTACTGCTTTATTCCGCTTTTTAAGAAGCAGCGCAATATTGAGTACATCACCGGCGACCTAATCTCGCCTTGGGCCGATGTGAAGATGGATATTCAGGAGATTCCATTTTCCGATAATTCGTTTGATATCATCATGTGCAACCACGTGTTGGAGCACGTTCCCGACGATAGGAAGGCCATGAGCGAGTTCTTCCGTGTGATGAAGCCTGGGGGATGGGGTATCTTCGAGGTTCCTGTAGATTACAGCAACCCTAAAACGCTCGAAGATCCTGCCATCAATACGCCCGAGCTGCGCGAAAAGCACTACTGGCAGGACGATCACGTTCGCCTCTACGGCCTCGACTACGCCGATAAGCTCCGCTCAGTTGGCTTCGATGTTACCGAGGATAACCTGCTTATGGAGCTTACTCCAGAGCAGCGCAGGCGCTATGCGCTTCCTCCACAAGAGATCATCTACCTTTGTAAAAAGCCTCAATAG
- the rbfA gene encoding 30S ribosome-binding factor RbfA, with translation MDSTRQLKIGRLLQKDLGELIQRQGLQAYDGAMVSVTTVRVSPDLSFAKVYVSIFPSAKAKEVKVKLDEHTKMLRFELGQRVRHQLRIVPELAFYIDDSLDYVERIDNLLK, from the coding sequence ATGGACTCAACTCGACAGCTCAAGATAGGGCGGCTTCTCCAAAAGGATCTTGGAGAGCTCATTCAACGACAAGGACTACAGGCGTACGATGGCGCGATGGTTTCGGTAACCACCGTTCGCGTATCGCCCGACCTCAGCTTTGCAAAGGTGTACGTAAGCATATTTCCCTCGGCTAAGGCCAAGGAGGTAAAGGTAAAGCTCGACGAGCACACCAAGATGCTCCGCTTCGAGCTGGGGCAGCGCGTACGCCATCAGCTGCGCATCGTTCCCGAGCTGGCCTTCTACATCGACGACTCGCTCGACTACGTGGAGCGCATCGACAACCTTTTGAAGTAA
- a CDS encoding helix-turn-helix domain-containing protein has protein sequence MLTFNLKRIFAARGVQRPFTYMVRRGFSDNFSSGIMNGRKHQMNLREVERLCELLKCTPNDLLEWKPSAEQAAEEDHPLKPLLRTNTVEGLTQLLNSASLDKLTRIEALIKRELAE, from the coding sequence ATGCTAACATTTAACCTTAAGCGCATATTTGCCGCACGTGGAGTTCAAAGACCCTTTACCTATATGGTGCGTCGGGGCTTCTCCGATAACTTTTCATCCGGCATCATGAATGGGCGCAAGCACCAAATGAACCTACGCGAGGTGGAGCGCCTCTGCGAGCTGCTCAAGTGCACCCCTAACGACTTGCTGGAGTGGAAACCATCTGCCGAACAGGCTGCCGAGGAGGATCATCCTCTTAAGCCCCTCCTGCGAACCAATACGGTAGAAGGGCTAACCCAGCTGCTCAACTCTGCTTCGCTGGATAAGCTCACCAGAATCGAAGCCCTTATTAAGCGCGAACTGGCGGAGTAA